A window from Plasmodium relictum strain SGS1 genome assembly, chromosome: 7 encodes these proteins:
- the RER1 gene encoding protein RER1, putative, giving the protein MEEGENYLPNIYNKLINTHNYYIDKTTLYLKTRWFLLLILLIIYILRVYYVTGFYVVSYALSIFLLNLFLRFLTPHNIEEIYEQYENENNGLLLPMKQTNEPKNENNLDDKKEFRPFLRKLNEFKFWLYSTRAVLISILCTFFPFLDIPVFWPLLLFYFICLFLATMKQQIKNMIKFKYLPFNTSTKQTYGSIARGSKTTK; this is encoded by the exons AAATTACTTgccaaatatatataataaattaattaatacgcataattattatatagatAAGACaacattatatttaaaaacacGATGGTTTCTTTTGCTTATTTTacttatcatatatatacttaGGGTGTATTATGTGACAGGTTTCTATGTTGTTTCATATGctttatctatatttttattgaatcTATTTTTAAGATTTTTAACACCTCATAATATAGAAGAAATATATGAACaatatgaaaatgaaaataatggtTTATTATTACCCATGAAACAAACAAATGAAcctaaaaatgaaaataatttagatgataaaaaagaatttagaCCCTTTCtaagaaaattaaatgaattcAAATTTTGGCTGTATTCCACAAGAGCTGTTCTTATATCAATTTTATGCacattttttccttttctagATATACCTGTATTTTGGCCATTATTactgttttattttatatgtttatttttagcAACTATGAAAcaacaaataaaaaacatgATAAAGTTTAAGTATTTACCTTTTAATAcat cTACCAAGCAGACATATGGTTCTATAGCTCGTGGAAGTAAAACGACCAAGTAA